The Chanos chanos chromosome 6, fChaCha1.1, whole genome shotgun sequence genome includes a region encoding these proteins:
- the gpr27 gene encoding putative G-protein coupled receptor 27: MANTSDLGESNPSLQNYALTASAVKLASLGLIICISLAGNLLLSLLVLKDSTLHKAPYYFLLDLCLADIIRSSVCFPFVMISISSGSIWSYSVISCKIIAFMAVLFCFHIAFMLFCVSVTRYMAIAHHRFYSKRMTLWTCVAVICMVWTLSVAMAFPPVFDVGTYKFIREEEQCIFEHRYVKANDTLGFMLMLAVIVGTTHVVYIKMLCFVYDHRKMKPAQLVPAISQNWTFHGPGATGQAAANWIAGFGRGPTPPTLVGIRQATHNANRRLLVLDEFKMEKRIGKMFYMITLVFLLLWAPYIVSCYIRVFVKGSTIPQVYLTAAVWLTFAQAGANPIICFVFNKELRMRFRACFPCCLGTQTPMEPYCVI, encoded by the coding sequence ATGGCGAATACCAGCGATCTTGGAGAGAGCAACCCTTCTCTACAGAATTATGCTCTTACCGCTTCTGCGGTGAAACTGGCTTCTCTAGGTCTGATTATTTGCATCAGCCTTGCGGGGAATTTGTTGCTGTCGCTGCTAGTGCTGAAGGACAGCACCCTACACAAGGCGCCGTATTATTTCCTCCTAGATCTGTGTCTAGCAGACATCATCCggtcctctgtgtgtttccctTTCGTGATGATATCCATTAGCAGCGGCTCCATCTGGAGCTACAGCGTCATTAGCTGCAAGATCATCGCTTTCATggcagttctgttctgttttcacatAGCGTTTATGCTTTTCTGCGTCAGTGTCACACGGTACATGGCTATTGCACATCACAGATTCTACTCTAAACGAATGACGCTTTGGACATGTGTCGCTGTAATATGTATGGTTTGGACACTCTCTGTCGCCATGGCATTCCCTCCGGTCTTTGATGTCGGGACATATAAATTCATTCGAGAGGAGGAGCAATGTATATTCGAGCACCGATACGTGAAAGCAAACGATACCCTGGGTTTTATGTTGATGCTGGCCGTCATTGTGGGAACGACTCatgtggtttacattaaaatGCTGTGCTTTGTTTACGACCATCGCAAGATGAAACCCGCACAGCTTGTTCCGGCCATCAGCCAAAACTGGACCTTTCACGGCCCAGGCGCGACAGGTCAAGCGGCTGCCAACTGGATTGCGGGGTTTGGACGTGGTCCCACCCCACCAACGCTGGTGGGTATCAGGCAAGCGACGCACAACGCCAACCGGAGACTGCTTGTCTTGGACGAGTTTAAGATGGAAAAACGGATAGGAAAGATGTTCTACATGATAACCCTggtttttctcttgctctgggCCCCGTATATCGTGTCCTGTTATATTCGAGTGTTCGTGAAGGGAAGTACGATTCCACAGGTTTACCTGACTGCGGCGGTGTGGCTGACTTTCGCTCAGGCTGGGGCCAATCCAATTATTTGTTTCGTATTCAATAAGGAGCTAAGGATGCGCTTCAGAGCCTGTTTTCCATGTTGCTTGGGCACACAGACACCAATGGAGCCCTACTGTGTCATCTGA
- the prok2 gene encoding prokineticin-2, with product MKSSFLILCCVLMLSSGSSAVITGACERDSQCGGAMCCAVSLWIRSLRMCTPMGQEGEECHPMSHKVPFFGKRLHHTCPCLPNLACIATGEGKYKCLSPYKFQDYYL from the exons ATGAAGTCCAGTTTCTTAATACTCTGCTGCGTGTTAATGCTGTCATCTGGATCATCTGCAGTCATTACTGGG gcCTGTGAACGGGACTCTCAGTGCGGCGGGGCCATGTGCTGTGCGGTCAGTCTGTGGATAAGGAGCCTGAGGATGTGCACACCTATGGGACAGGAGGGGGAGGAATGCCATCCAATGAGCCATAAG GTCCCGTTCTTTGGAAAAAGACTTCATCACACGTGTCCATGTCTGCCAAACCTGGCCTGTATCGCCACGGGAGAGGGCAAATACAAGTGTCTGTCCCCATATAAATTCCAGGATTATTATCTCTGA